Proteins from a genomic interval of Vicia villosa cultivar HV-30 ecotype Madison, WI unplaced genomic scaffold, Vvil1.0 ctg.000107F_1_1, whole genome shotgun sequence:
- the LOC131624158 gene encoding polygalacturonase inhibitor-like, which translates to MMFGESLVLCFLSLLLFSPFATSEECNPQDKKALLQIKKHFNTSKTLQNIWNPKTDCCIWDWIECHPITNRVTGLVMKFDFGAQSTDIAGHIPSSVAQLPYLEHLEFNGFPKLTGTINPVISKLKHLKYLVISSTGISGTIPSFVSQFKNLELLDLSRNSLTGTIPSSLSQLPKIKWLYLYGNKLTGQIPNTFGSFKKPGPDIYLGNNRLSGRIPTSLGQLDPESIDLSGNKLEGDASFLFGNKKRTQVIDLSRNLLSFDFSKVDLPKKSLTFLHLEHNYIYGKIPQVLNKVNALDRFNVSFNLLCGEIPQGGDLQRFGVIAFYHNKCLCGSPLPKCK; encoded by the coding sequence ATGATGTTTGGTGAATCTCTTGTTTTGTGTTTCCTTTCACTTCTGTTATTCTCTCCATTTGCAACCTCAGAGGAATGCAACCCACAAGACAAGAAGGCATTGCTCCAAATCAAGAAGCATTTCAACACATCTAAAACTCTTCAAAACATATGGAATCCAAAAACAGATTGTTGTATCTGGGATTGGATCGAGTGCCACCCCATAACCAACCGTGTCACCGGCCTCGTTATGAAATTCGACTTCGGCGCCCAAAGCACTGATATCGCAGGCCATATACCTTCTTCAGTTGCTCAACTCCCTTATCTCGAGCACCTCGAATTCAATGGTTTTCCCAAACTCACCGGCACAATCAACCCTGTTATCTCCAAACTCAAGCATCTCAAGTATCTTGTCATTTCTTCCACCGGTATCTCTGGCACAATCCCGTCTTTCGTGAGCCAATTCAAAAACCTCGAACTTCTCGATCTATCCCGTAACAGTCTCACCGGAACCATACCAAGTTCGCTTTCCCAGTTGCCTAAGATCAAGTGGTTATACTTGTACGGTAACAAGCTTACTGGCCAAATTCCAAACACATTTGGTTCGTTCAAGAAACCCGGGCCAGATATCTATCTAGGAAACAACCGTCTTTCTGGCCGCATTCCAACTTCATTGGGCCAATTAGATCCGGAGTCGATAGACTTATCGGGGAACAAGCTGGAAGGTGATGCTTCTTTTCTTTTCGGGAACAAGAAAAGGACACAGGTCATTGACCTTTCGAGGAACTTGTTGTCGTTTGATTTTTCAAAAGTGGATCTTCCAAAGAAGAGTTTGACATTTTTGCATCTGGAGCATAATTATATTTATGGGAAGATTCCGCAGGTATTGAACAAGGTGAACGCTTTGGATCGGTTTAACGTGAGTTTTAATTTGTTGTGTGGTGAGATACCGCAGGGTGGGGATTTGCAAAGGTTCGGTGTGATTGCTTTTTATCACAACAAGTGTTTGTGTGGGTCACCGCTTCCCAAATGCAAGTGA